One window of Dehalobacterium formicoaceticum genomic DNA carries:
- a CDS encoding GIY-YIG nuclease family protein, translating into MKKYIAYVLLCDDGSLYKGHCSDIEERYKRHCAGYGAKHTREHKPIKIVLIEEFSTEQEAIDREKYLKSGSGRKWLKAKFANG; encoded by the coding sequence ATGAAAAAGTATATTGCTTATGTATTGCTTTGCGATGATGGATCTCTCTACAAGGGGCATTGCAGCGATATAGAAGAAAGATACAAACGTCATTGTGCGGGATACGGGGCAAAGCATACAAGAGAGCATAAACCCATAAAAATTGTTCTGATAGAGGAGTTTTCCACAGAACAAGAAGCAATAGATAGAGAGAAATACTTGAAATCAGGTTCAGGGAGGAAATGGCTAAAAGCCAAATTTGCCAATGGATAA
- a CDS encoding restriction endonuclease subunit S encodes MSKLEQLLAELCPDGVEYVKLGDIAPPTRGVRVIRSQLALDGEYPVYQNSMTPLGYYGESNCPANTAFVISAGAAGEIGYSSADFWAADDCFYFVCPENLQSRFLYYALMCQREYLLSRVRRASVPRLARSVIEGLKIPVPPLPIQSEIVRILDNFAELTAELTAELTARKKQYEYYRDLLLSLPNVPRIMLGEVATITRGNGLQKCDFTESGVPCIHYGQIYTYYSTFTKKTKSFVSPQLAMGLKKVSNGDIIIAVTSENIEDVCKCVAWLGDEDIVTGGHTAIVKHNQNPKYIAYWLQTMEFFGQKRRIAHGTKVIEVTPRKLENIEIPIPSLEEQARIAEILDKFDALTTDITAGLPAEIAARQKQYEYYRDKLLTFKEKVA; translated from the coding sequence ATGAGCAAGTTGGAGCAATTGTTGGCAGAACTTTGTCCCGATGGGGTGGAGTATGTGAAGTTGGGCGATATCGCCCCACCAACCAGAGGTGTGCGCGTCATCAGAAGCCAACTTGCATTAGATGGTGAATACCCTGTTTATCAAAACAGTATGACCCCGTTAGGGTATTATGGGGAAAGTAACTGCCCCGCAAATACAGCTTTCGTCATCAGTGCAGGAGCGGCGGGCGAAATTGGTTATAGCTCTGCGGATTTTTGGGCGGCTGACGATTGCTTCTACTTTGTTTGCCCAGAAAATCTACAAAGTCGTTTCCTGTATTATGCTTTGATGTGTCAGCGAGAGTATTTGCTTTCAAGAGTTCGCAGGGCGAGCGTTCCGAGATTGGCGCGTTCTGTTATAGAGGGTTTAAAAATCCCCGTCCCCCCACTCCCAATCCAGAGCGAAATTGTCCGTATTCTGGACAATTTCGCAGAGCTTACAGCAGAGCTTACAGCAGAGCTTACAGCGAGAAAAAAACAATATGAATATTATCGGGATCTTCTGCTTTCTTTGCCTAATGTGCCGAGGATAATGTTGGGTGAGGTAGCAACGATAACGAGAGGTAACGGTTTACAGAAATGCGACTTTACCGAAAGCGGTGTGCCGTGCATCCACTATGGGCAAATTTACACTTATTACAGCACATTCACCAAAAAGACGAAATCGTTTGTTTCTCCACAACTAGCTATGGGTTTGAAAAAAGTTAGCAACGGTGATATTATCATTGCCGTGACGAGCGAAAATATTGAGGACGTTTGTAAGTGCGTAGCGTGGCTTGGTGATGAGGACATCGTAACAGGCGGACATACGGCCATCGTCAAGCACAATCAGAATCCGAAATACATAGCTTACTGGTTACAAACGATGGAGTTTTTTGGACAAAAACGCAGGATAGCTCACGGGACAAAGGTAATAGAGGTAACTCCAAGAAAACTGGAGAATATCGAAATCCCCATCCCGTCCCTCGAAGAGCAAGCCCGCATCGCCGAAATCCTCGATAAGTTTGATGCCCTGACCACCGATATCACCGCCGGACTTCCTGCTGAAATCGCGGCGCGGCAAAAGCAATATGAATACTACCGCGATAAATTACTGACTTTCAAGGAGAAAGTAGCTTAA
- a CDS encoding type I restriction-modification system subunit M gives MADHRKEQERAELHRTIWGIANDLRGSVDGWDFKQYVLGILFYRYISENITAYINEGEREAGNASFDYAKLSDKDAEQAREDMVSTKGFFVLPSELFENIRIRAERDNEWAKDHLNETLEAVFKDIEASAQGTPSEDNFKGLFDDIDVNSNKLGGTVAKRNERLVKLLNGVGNMKLGDYRENTIDAFGDAYEFLMGMYAGNAGKSGGEYYTPQEVSELLTRLTIVGKTDVNKVYDPACGSGSLLLKFAKILGKENVRNGFYGQEINITTYNLCRINMFLHDIDYDEFDIGHGDTLTEPLHWDDEPFEAIVSNPPYSIKWAGDSDSLLINDPRFSPAGVLAPKSKADLAFIMHSLSWLATSGTAAIVCFPGIFYRGGAEQKIRQYLIDNNFVDCVIQLPDKLFYGTSIATCIMVLKKSKSENSTLFIDASREFIKVTNSNKLTQENIEKIVKIYTERADVDYTAKVVPNGVIAEQDYNLSVSTYVEQEDTREVIDIKVLNAEVERIVAREDVLRKEINAIIAEIEGAPQ, from the coding sequence CATTTCCGAGAATATAACGGCTTATATAAATGAAGGCGAACGCGAGGCGGGCAACGCCTCTTTTGACTATGCCAAATTATCGGACAAGGATGCCGAGCAAGCCCGCGAGGACATGGTCTCGACAAAAGGATTTTTCGTCCTACCGAGTGAGTTGTTTGAGAATATCCGTATCAGAGCGGAACGAGACAACGAATGGGCAAAAGACCACCTTAACGAGACGTTGGAGGCGGTATTCAAGGATATAGAAGCGTCCGCGCAGGGAACACCTTCCGAAGATAACTTCAAAGGGCTGTTTGACGATATCGACGTTAACAGCAACAAACTGGGCGGCACGGTAGCGAAGCGTAATGAGCGGCTCGTCAAGCTACTGAATGGCGTGGGTAATATGAAGTTAGGTGATTACCGGGAAAACACCATTGACGCTTTCGGCGACGCTTACGAATTCCTGATGGGTATGTATGCAGGCAACGCCGGAAAATCCGGCGGAGAATATTATACACCGCAGGAGGTTTCGGAGCTGCTGACCCGCCTGACAATAGTCGGTAAAACCGATGTCAATAAGGTGTACGATCCTGCTTGCGGCAGCGGGTCACTTTTGTTGAAGTTTGCCAAAATACTGGGTAAAGAAAACGTTCGCAACGGTTTTTACGGGCAGGAAATTAACATTACCACTTACAACCTTTGCCGTATCAATATGTTTTTGCACGACATTGATTATGATGAATTTGACATTGGACACGGCGACACCCTCACTGAACCGCTTCATTGGGATGATGAGCCATTTGAGGCGATTGTTTCAAATCCGCCTTACTCAATTAAGTGGGCGGGCGACTCTGATTCGCTTTTGATAAATGACCCACGCTTTTCTCCTGCCGGGGTGCTTGCACCAAAGTCCAAGGCTGATCTTGCCTTTATCATGCACTCCCTTTCCTGGCTTGCCACCAGCGGAACGGCAGCGATTGTCTGCTTCCCCGGCATCTTCTATCGCGGCGGAGCAGAACAGAAAATTCGCCAATATTTAATTGATAACAACTTTGTGGACTGCGTGATTCAGTTGCCGGACAAATTGTTTTACGGTACTTCCATAGCCACCTGCATTATGGTGCTAAAAAAAAGCAAGAGCGAAAACTCCACGCTTTTCATCGACGCATCCCGCGAGTTTATAAAGGTCACTAACAGCAACAAGCTGACTCAGGAGAACATTGAGAAAATCGTCAAGATTTATACCGAGCGCGCCGACGTGGACTATACTGCCAAAGTAGTGCCAAATGGCGTGATCGCCGAACAGGACTATAATCTTTCGGTTTCTACATACGTTGAACAGGAGGACACCCGTGAGGTCATAGATATTAAAGTGTTGAACGCCGAGGTTGAGCGCATCGTTGCCCGCGAAGATGTTTTACGGAAAGAGATAAACGCGATTATTGCGGAGATTGAGGGGGCGCCGCAATGA